The genome window GTTCGATATTCGACAGACGGCGGGTCAGTAGCGCCTGGAGAAACCCCAGGTCCCGATAGTCTTTCAGATTCTCCTGGAAAGCGTGTTGTGACAGTACATCAACCAGATAGCGACCCGAAGGGATATCTTTCAGCGCAGGTGCATCATGTAACCAGCCGCCAGATTCATGTGTGTCCGCCTGGGCCAGTAACTCCAGCAGCGCACCTGATTCGGCGGCCTGAATAGCGGCGTCGATATCTGCCTGTTCGGTATCATATGAATCGATGGCCTGCTCATAAAAATAGATGGCCCGGTCCCGGTCTCCCAGTTGCGCAAAGGAGTAGGGGACAGCAAGCCGGACTTCAAGTGCGGCCGGCTGCTTGCTGTCGAGTTTGTTGAGTCTCAGCCAGGGCGTCAGCGCAGCTTCATAGTTGCCGCGTTCAGCATCGGCCCAACCGGCGCCGAGCAGGGCTTCCTGCATAAAAGGTCCGCGCAGTCGAACACGGTCCAGGTATTTTCTGGCCTGCTCTGCTTCACCTTCACGTAGCAGCTGGTATCCCAGGGCCAGGTTGGCGCGATCACGCAGAGCAAGGAGCTCTTCGCTGTCGGCATCCTCGCGACCGAGTTTATCCAGGGTTGCCTGACCTGCCTTGATGTCCCCGGCTCGCAGTTGTGCAATACCTTTGTTGATCTGGAGATATTCTTTCCAGCCCTCGGGCGCACGCACCTTGTCGAGAATGTCCGTGGCGGTTGCGTCCTTGCCCATAGCCATATAGATGTTGGCACCCAGTACGGCGAGCTCTGCCTGCATGGCCTTGTTGCCTGAAAGCTCAACACGCTTGAAGGCTTTTGCCGCATTTTCGTAGAGGCCGTGCTGGTAGGAAATCTTGGTCAGGTAGAACCAGGCACGGTTACGCAGGTCGAGATTTGTATCCGGGTCGAGCAGGTTTTCAAAGCGCTCTTCGGCCTGGTCGAGCATGCCGTAGGAAAGTTGCAGTCCGCCCAGCAGCAATTCTGCCTCATCATGATGGTGTGGTAGTTGTGATTGTGCCTGCGCTGCCATCAGGTGGGAGATTGCAGTGAAATAATCGTCCTGATAAAAATGGAACAGGACCTCGCCATACTGGAGATCCTGGACCTGTTGTGGCTTGTCAGCGCCGGCAAAGCTGCCGGTCGAGAACAGGCCCAGAAACAGCAACATCATGTGCTGCAGGGTGTGGCGAGACATTACCATTCCTTGACACTGAATTCCGGTTGCTGGTTATTCGTGGCATCAACAATCCGTAATTCCACATACTTCGGTCCCAGGCCTTTTTTTATAGTCGTTGTCGAACCGCGTCGGTAATCGCGACCATGCGGCCCCTTGCCGGTAAAAAAGGCGACCAGTTCGTGTTCACCATTTTTTATGTTCCCGATATGGATACGTTGTACGCCACCGCGTATCAGCGCATCGATTTCTCGCGGTGTATACAGATAGTTGGCGACTTCCTTGCCATCCAGTTTTACAGAAACAGAATCGAGCTGGAAAAATGTTCCGACATCCATGGACAGAAAGACCGATACCTGGGTGTTGGATGGGAAAAGCAATTCTTCTTCCAGCAGGAAAAGATCACGATTGAGTTCAAGCACCTGTTTTTTCAGATTCTGGACATCTTCCTGCATACCGGTCGGCTGTTTTTCAGCCAGCACCACCAACGGCCAGGCCATCAGGCCGGCCAGGATTACACCTAACAGTGATTTCATAACGCCCTCCTGCGGCGTTGCGGAACTATGCGCATACGTGCACGCGAGTATCGCGTTTATCTATGGCTGATTTCTGATACAGGGTTCACAGAAAGGCTGTGTATTTCGACACAGCTGGCCCGGAACTTGTCCCTGTCATGAATTGATAAAGCAAGGTCTGTACCATGTAGCCGGAAAGCTTGCTTTGCGCGGTATCAGGCAGATTTCTGTCTCATTTGGGCGACAGACAGGGGAGAGAAGGAATGTGTAGCGTCCCTGGACATTTTCCCGTCTTCAGGGGGCTACGGCTGGTGACGGTCCATTGACGCCGGAGTGCAGATTTCTGGCAGGTTCAAGGTCATTTGAATAGTGCAGGGCGCCGTGATTATCGACCAGAATGGCATCGATACCTGGCAGACGGTTAATCAGCTTCATACCATCCTGCAGTCCAAGCACAAATACACTGGTGGACAGGGCATCAGTGGTGGTGGCGTCGCTACCAATAATAGTGGCACTTTGCAGTTCGCGGGCCGAGTCTCCGGTACGTGGGTTGATGATGTGGTGATAACGGACACCATCCCGCTCAAAAAAGCGTTCGTAATCACCGGAGGTGGAAACAGCAACGTCGACCAGAGGGATGACTGCTACAACACCTTCGCGGTCCCGGGGATCACGAACACCGATGCTCCAGGGGCGACCCCAGCGTTCACCCGAGACACGACTGTCACCGCCGGCGCGCACCAGGGCGTTGTGTATATCCAGTTGTTCCAGCAGCTCCATGCAGCGGTCAACGGCATAACCTTTTGCAATTCCACCGAGGTCGATTCGCATGCCGGATTTTACAAAATGTACTGTCTGCTGTACCTCGTTGAGCTGCAGCTGGTGATAATTGACCAGAGTCGTGGCCCTGGCGCGCTGCTCATCGTCCGGGCGGATACCTCTGCGGTAATCGTAGAGGTATCCGACACTGGCAAAGGTGATATCAAAGGCGCCATGGGTCAAGGTCGATACCCGGTTTGCGCGTCGTAGCAGCCGGAACAGTTCAGCGCTGATTTTTACGGGCTGCTGTGCTGCCTCCCGGTTGACAAGCGACAGTTCGCTGCTGTCGATGAAGGGACTCATTGCTGCATCGATCCGCCGCATTTCTGCCAGCACGGTTTGCACACCTTGTTGTGCGACAGCCGGGTCCTGATGGTAAAGCTCGACAACGATGCGGGTTCCCATGATATCCGCTTCTTTTTTCAGCCAGCCGGCCATCCCGTTTGTCGAGAATAGCAGGGTGACGACCAGGCAGAAGAAACATCGCATGGGGTGAGCGTCAGTACCAGATTGAGGCAAACGCCTGGATCACGCTGGCCGAGAATTCGTAATCTGGCAGACTCGAGTCTGACAGGTCGGTGAAGTTGTCATATTTAAACAGAATGTAGCTGTACTTGAGGTTAAGCGTTGTTTTGTCAATAAAGCCGCGTTTCCCGCCGGGCAGGTCATAACTTACGCCAAGGCTGATGGTATGGTCTGTGAACTGGCTGAGCTCTTTGTCGCGCGCCTTGAAATTCTGTGCATCTGCACGCGGAAAAAAGTCCGCATAGAATTCCGCTTCTGACTGGGTATAGAAGCGGTAGCCTGTCTCGAATATCCAGTGCTTTCCGAACGGGTGTACATAGGCCAGTTCGGCGGTGTGCGCAGCGATATCCCAGTCGTCGGCATAGTAGCGATAGCCGGCCTTGATGGTTGCGCGGTAGGGCAGGTAGTACAGAAAATTGGCAGATACAGCATTGCTGGTACGCGTATTGGGGTAGGCTTCAGGTTCAAAGCCAATACCTGAAGGTGTACTGGTGTCCAGGAACGCAACTGACCGATACGGGTTGTTCAGGAAGCCTTCGTCAGTGACTGCATCATAGTTCAGGCTGAGTAAAAGGTCCCTGGTCAGAACCTGGGTGAGTGACATGTGGTAGTTCTGGTGATCGGCAGTTTCGGAAAAACTTGTGTCCCCGTTACGGAACACATCATCAAAACCGCGTGAGTAACCCAGGTTGACGGTGGTCATGTTGCCGAACAGGGTCTGGGAGAAAGTGACACTGTAGGTGTCGGCTTTATAGTCACTTTCCTCGCTGTTGGTATAAGCCAGTGACATGGTTGTGTCGGCGTGAAGGTAATCGAGACCAACCGAATACTGGTCGCGGCTCTCGGAGTATTCACTGCCCTGGGTAACGACGTCGATAGATGCACTGCTGATGCTGTCTGCGTAGTAGTTGGCGCTGGCGGAAAAGCGTTTTGCATCACCCTTGCGTACCAGAATTGACGGGCCGGTAACGGTGACGCCGCCGCCATCATAGGAATGGTAAAGGGCATCAGCACGATCCTCGGGGAGGATGGCGCTATGTGTCAGTGCCGGCAGTAGCAGCAGTATTGCGGCGATCCGGTGTCGCCATGCTCTAGTTGCAGCCACAGCCGCCTCCATGCCCGCCTTCTGCGCCACGCGCACCTTCCCTGACCTGGTAAATGTGACCGTTATAGGCGCTTGATACAGGGTCACGGCTGAAACTCATGATCGGGTCAGCCAGATGAGTCCTTTCGTAGGGTTTTACCCATGGTTCGATACCACTACATCCTCCAAGCAGGATTAGCAGGCAAGCCATGGTCAGCATTCGATTCACAGTTTTCATTCCCTGATCAGTTCACGTACCTGCTGCTGGTACTGTTCCTCGTAGCCCGGCTTGTAACCGTGATGCAGGTAACGCATATTTCCATCCCGGTCTACGAGTATCGATGTGGGCATGGCGACAACATTATACAGCTTGCTGACCGTGCTTCGTGTATCAAGCATGATCGGGAAGCTGACTGGAATGTCCTCCAGCATGGAGAGTGCCTTGCTGCTGTCCTCTTCGACATTAACGCCCAGTATGGTGAAGCCAAGGGGCTGGTACTGGGTATAGAGTTCTTCAAGCAGCGGCATTTCCTGGCGACAAGGTGCGCACCAGGATGCCCAGAAGTTAATCATGACAACTTCACCGCGGTGTTCACTGAGGCGGGTGTTTTCTCCGCCCGATGTTTTCAGTGCGAAGTCGGGTGCAGGTCCCTGTGGCGCGGCAGCCTGTAGCTGGCCAGAGACCAGCAGCAGCCAGCCCATGAGCGGCAGTGCGAGGAGTTTTATACAAGCGTTTTTTGATTTCATATCAATCTCCAAATTCTTCATATGCACGGTAGTAGCGGCCGGACCATGACGGGGTTAAGCCATGTCGGGCCGTTGTCGCACAGGCGATGCCGTGCAGTTTCCGTGAGCCATGCCCGCCGTAACAGGGCATAGCTCACAAATCAGAAAAATATTGACAGGCCTCCGCTGAATTCCAGGTTGTGCGTAGTACGTTTTTCGCCCAGCAGATCCAGGTCAAAAACATGATCACGGGCATCGACGCGCAGTGCCAGCCAGTCATTCAGCAGCACCTTGTAACCGAAGCCTGCGTTCCATGTCAGCATGTCATCGCCGGCAAAGCTGGTACTGCCGATACCGCCAATCACGAAGAAGGCAGAGGTAAAGGCCCAGCGCTTACCAATGAAGGATTCGCCAGGGAGAATATTGAAGCCGAACGACAAGTTGTAGTAGTCAAGATCCCTCTCATCGTCAGTCAGGATTTTTGCGGCACCACTGAGACGTTCGAAACTGGTTTCTCCGCCACGGGTTCTGGCGTATGCGCCTTCAAGGAATATATCCTCGGTGACGTGATAGGTTGCACGGATGCCATAAATCGGGTTGGAGCCAAAATCTTCTATGCTCATTATGCCGGCCCAGGCACCGACTTCGAAGTCTTCTGTGTCAATGGCATCTTCGTGTACTTCGCGACGTTTGATTTCAGGTTGTACTACCTGGTCATCACTGGCGGCGAAAACGGCGGGAGACCAGGCGGGCGCCAGAAGTATGCCCAGGCCAAGTGCTGTATTCAGAAAAAGACGGACAG of Thiogranum longum contains these proteins:
- a CDS encoding tetratricopeptide repeat protein, which gives rise to MSRHTLQHMMLLFLGLFSTGSFAGADKPQQVQDLQYGEVLFHFYQDDYFTAISHLMAAQAQSQLPHHHDEAELLLGGLQLSYGMLDQAEERFENLLDPDTNLDLRNRAWFYLTKISYQHGLYENAAKAFKRVELSGNKAMQAELAVLGANIYMAMGKDATATDILDKVRAPEGWKEYLQINKGIAQLRAGDIKAGQATLDKLGREDADSEELLALRDRANLALGYQLLREGEAEQARKYLDRVRLRGPFMQEALLGAGWADAERGNYEAALTPWLRLNKLDSKQPAALEVRLAVPYSFAQLGDRDRAIYFYEQAIDSYDTEQADIDAAIQAAESGALLELLAQADTHESGGWLHDAPALKDIPSGRYLVDVLSQHAFQENLKDYRDLGFLQALLTRRLSNIELLHDMVDTRRLAYEKRSPAIRERLEQQQAQTLHARWLNLGEKLEIQVQSKTPLGLATGKEQQQLATLDKVEKTLARLPDSHKRKHVLQDKARWLHGILYWQIQADYPQRLWDVRKQLQALKQPTEQLLAAHNTIEQGLKTVPDSFSGYDKRIETLRNRIHMLQPAIHEARRNAGQQIYKLAMQELGARRERLVSYRAQARYALARSYDQLAGQNGAGGKQ
- a CDS encoding AraC family transcriptional regulator; translated protein: MKSLLGVILAGLMAWPLVVLAEKQPTGMQEDVQNLKKQVLELNRDLFLLEEELLFPSNTQVSVFLSMDVGTFFQLDSVSVKLDGKEVANYLYTPREIDALIRGGVQRIHIGNIKNGEHELVAFFTGKGPHGRDYRRGSTTTIKKGLGPKYVELRIVDATNNQQPEFSVKEW
- a CDS encoding FAD:protein FMN transferase, whose product is MRCFFCLVVTLLFSTNGMAGWLKKEADIMGTRIVVELYHQDPAVAQQGVQTVLAEMRRIDAAMSPFIDSSELSLVNREAAQQPVKISAELFRLLRRANRVSTLTHGAFDITFASVGYLYDYRRGIRPDDEQRARATTLVNYHQLQLNEVQQTVHFVKSGMRIDLGGIAKGYAVDRCMELLEQLDIHNALVRAGGDSRVSGERWGRPWSIGVRDPRDREGVVAVIPLVDVAVSTSGDYERFFERDGVRYHHIINPRTGDSARELQSATIIGSDATTTDALSTSVFVLGLQDGMKLINRLPGIDAILVDNHGALHYSNDLEPARNLHSGVNGPSPAVAP
- a CDS encoding DUF3570 domain-containing protein, which translates into the protein MAQKAGMEAAVAATRAWRHRIAAILLLLPALTHSAILPEDRADALYHSYDGGGVTVTGPSILVRKGDAKRFSASANYYADSISSASIDVVTQGSEYSESRDQYSVGLDYLHADTTMSLAYTNSEESDYKADTYSVTFSQTLFGNMTTVNLGYSRGFDDVFRNGDTSFSETADHQNYHMSLTQVLTRDLLLSLNYDAVTDEGFLNNPYRSVAFLDTSTPSGIGFEPEAYPNTRTSNAVSANFLYYLPYRATIKAGYRYYADDWDIAAHTAELAYVHPFGKHWIFETGYRFYTQSEAEFYADFFPRADAQNFKARDKELSQFTDHTISLGVSYDLPGGKRGFIDKTTLNLKYSYILFKYDNFTDLSDSSLPDYEFSASVIQAFASIWY
- a CDS encoding DUF4266 domain-containing protein — encoded protein: MKTVNRMLTMACLLILLGGCSGIEPWVKPYERTHLADPIMSFSRDPVSSAYNGHIYQVREGARGAEGGHGGGCGCN
- a CDS encoding TlpA family protein disulfide reductase, whose amino-acid sequence is MKSKNACIKLLALPLMGWLLLVSGQLQAAAPQGPAPDFALKTSGGENTRLSEHRGEVVMINFWASWCAPCRQEMPLLEELYTQYQPLGFTILGVNVEEDSSKALSMLEDIPVSFPIMLDTRSTVSKLYNVVAMPTSILVDRDGNMRYLHHGYKPGYEEQYQQQVRELIRE
- a CDS encoding outer membrane beta-barrel domain-containing protein yields the protein MASRTVRLFLNTALGLGILLAPAWSPAVFAASDDQVVQPEIKRREVHEDAIDTEDFEVGAWAGIMSIEDFGSNPIYGIRATYHVTEDIFLEGAYARTRGGETSFERLSGAAKILTDDERDLDYYNLSFGFNILPGESFIGKRWAFTSAFFVIGGIGSTSFAGDDMLTWNAGFGYKVLLNDWLALRVDARDHVFDLDLLGEKRTTHNLEFSGGLSIFF